Proteins encoded together in one Nostoc sp. PCC 7524 window:
- a CDS encoding glycosyltransferase family 39 protein: MSVGLIVIAIALIAIVAPPNNWDSMNYHMTRVVHWIQNQSVAHYPTSYTPQLYQNPWSEFAILHWQILSGVDYFANLVQLFSMVGCIVGNSLIAQQLGADLRGQVFTAVVSATIPMGILQASSTQNDYILAFWVVCLAYYVIKTVQHGKQTTWDIYLLLAGSLGLAILTKGTAYFYIFPFLVWLTLSQIRYLRWQVWKPAVIVAIIAICINISHWLRNYNLFGSPLGEPNDYKNEILGINVLISNILRNIALHIGTPIGIINAINYKIIQIIHTFIGIADNDPRTTFLTKNFFVPGTWSTFGFTGNENSAGNFLHILLIFTCIIIFIFKKELRRQSQVTVYLITVLGTFVVFCYLVKWQPWHSRLHLSWFVLTSPCIGLLLSQLDQKRLINYLAVFLILSSLPWVFLNRYRPLIGSNNIFQTSRIEQYFMNRPHLLQPHSQAVEFLKTKQCDYIGLAFENDAWEYPFWIMLQENQGRKFQLQHINVANKSAIKENLYPYIDFEPCSVIYIKPRQNKQDNRQEIKFEDQTFVKEWDSQYVAVFLEK; encoded by the coding sequence TTGAGTGTAGGATTAATTGTAATTGCGATCGCTCTAATTGCTATAGTAGCACCGCCAAATAACTGGGATTCAATGAATTATCACATGACTCGTGTAGTTCATTGGATACAAAATCAGAGTGTTGCCCATTATCCAACTAGTTATACACCACAGCTATATCAAAATCCTTGGTCAGAATTTGCTATTCTGCATTGGCAAATTTTAAGTGGTGTGGATTACTTTGCCAACTTGGTGCAACTGTTCAGTATGGTTGGTTGTATTGTCGGCAATTCGTTAATTGCTCAACAATTAGGAGCAGATTTGCGAGGCCAAGTTTTTACTGCTGTGGTAAGTGCGACAATTCCAATGGGAATTCTGCAAGCATCCAGCACACAAAATGATTATATACTGGCGTTTTGGGTTGTTTGTCTTGCTTATTATGTAATCAAAACTGTACAGCATGGTAAACAGACTACATGGGACATTTACTTACTATTGGCAGGTAGTTTAGGACTAGCGATTTTGACTAAAGGAACTGCCTATTTTTATATCTTTCCCTTTTTAGTCTGGTTGACTTTATCTCAAATCAGATACTTGCGCTGGCAAGTATGGAAGCCTGCTGTCATAGTAGCCATTATTGCTATATGTATTAATATTAGCCACTGGTTACGCAATTATAATTTGTTTGGCTCACCTCTTGGTGAACCCAATGATTATAAAAATGAAATTCTTGGCATTAATGTATTAATTTCTAACATCCTTAGAAATATAGCATTACACATAGGTACACCGATAGGCATAATTAACGCTATTAATTACAAAATCATTCAAATTATACATACATTTATTGGTATAGCAGACAACGATCCCCGTACAACTTTCCTCACCAAAAACTTTTTTGTACCAGGAACTTGGTCAACATTTGGCTTTACTGGTAATGAAAATAGTGCAGGGAATTTCTTACACATTTTACTAATATTTACTTGTATTATTATTTTTATTTTTAAAAAAGAATTAAGAAGACAATCCCAGGTTACTGTTTATCTAATAACTGTTTTAGGTACATTTGTAGTTTTTTGCTACTTAGTAAAATGGCAACCGTGGCATAGTCGCCTACATCTATCATGGTTTGTATTAACATCTCCTTGTATTGGTTTGCTATTGTCCCAGCTAGACCAAAAAAGATTAATTAACTATTTAGCAGTTTTTTTGATTCTCTCATCATTACCTTGGGTATTTTTAAATAGGTATCGACCTTTGATTGGGAGTAATAATATTTTCCAAACCAGTAGAATCGAGCAATATTTTATGAATAGACCTCATCTACTCCAACCCCACTCACAAGCAGTAGAATTCCTTAAGACTAAACAATGTGACTATATAGGACTGGCATTTGAAAATGATGCTTGGGAATACCCATTTTGGATAATGCTACAAGAAAATCAAGGACGAAAGTTTCAATTGCAACATATTAATGTGGCTAATAAATCGGCTATTAAAGAAAATCTTTACCCCTACATAGACTTTGAGCCTTGCAGTGTTATTTACATAAAACCTAGACAGAATAAGCAAGATAATCGGCAAGAGATTAAGTTTGAAGATCAAACTTTTGTGAAAGAGTGGGATTCTCAATACGTTGCTGTGTTTCTTGAAAAGTAA